The genomic interval ttttaaagttttcccacaatagaccttatataagcatatgtttaattttgtgacccatGGGGCAGGGTaaaacttgatcccaggggcataatttgaacaaacttggtagaggactataagatatcactacataccaaatttagtagccctaggcccaatggatatggacaataagatttttaaagttttcacaaaatgagcactttataagcatatattcaattttgtgacctccggggcagtttcaaatttgaccccaggggcataatttgaacaaactaaaaagagaactattacatgtcactacataccaaatttggtaggccTATGCCATATgattatggacaaaaagatttttaaagtattcacaaaaaaaggccttatataataagcatatgttcaattttgtgaccctcggggcaggttcaaacttgaccccaggggcataatttgaacaaacttggtaaaggactataagatgccactacataccaaatttggtagccctaggcccaatggttatggacgggaagatttgtaaagttttcacaaaatagaccctatataagcatatattcaattttgtgacccccggggcagggtcaactttgaccccaggggcataatttgaacaaatttggtaaaggactatgagatgtctctacataccaaatttgataaccctaggccaaatggttatggacgaaaagattttgaaagttttcacaaaataggccttatataagcaaattttcaattttgtgacccccggggcaggttcaaatttgaccccaggggcataatttgaacaaattgaaagCGGTTCActccaggaacattcctgagaaatttcatcagaattggaccagtagtttaggagaataagatgtttaaaggaaaagttaatgcacgcacGGATACACACACGCATCACGACGgaacaggaccatgacataagccccgctggcctttagccagtggagctaaaaatacatTCAGAAATTTCATGACAATaatttacaattataataaaaatatttttttatatacaaagtATTGCAATAGGGTCATTGCATAAACAAGCTTGCAGAATTCATCCAATTCCTCAGAATGTAGTACACTAAAATACTGGGCATAGTAACTATTAGCATAggatttaattatttagaaagaaACACACTATCCAAATTTATGTTAGTTttgttcaacaaaataaaacattagaAAAAGTATTCACTGTCTCTGCACAGCATAATCGGAAATGTTAAGTGCAAAACTGtaattcaaaattaattttaattctaTGCTATTGTATGTGCATGTAAACCATTCGTAGACATAACCTCCTAATTTCTTAACATTTTTACACACATCAGTAAGCTGTTTTGCAAAATCAATCAGGCTATTCACTGATGCTTTTCAAGAATTTATTATGAAACTTTTTCATTAGTTTTAAAGAGAAGTTGTTAGTAACACATATATCAGACACTGCTTAAAACATTAGTATTCCAAATTTATCCCAATATAAATGATGCCATTTACCGGCTGAAcaatagtttgttttgttttatttaagttgGATTTTTTcgccattttcaacagtatttcagtcatatttaATACAGTGTTCAGATTGCAAACTCATATTTTTCCTGGGATAGCCAGGTTACCAGTACTAAGTACACACACGTTTGCCAATAACTGACATCTGCACTACAGGAATCTGAAGTAGGGAGAGAATGGCTGTAAAAAGGATTTCATGACACAAAAGATATGTGGCCAAAACTGACATCCTCGGCTCAGTAATCCAGTGCTCTACCAACCGAGCTAGCAAGCAGACACTGAACTACAGATGAAGTAGTAAATGTATAAAAACAAgagaatttaatataattattacataAGGAGTCACATTATTGGTATAAAATTGACctgaaaaaatattgtatatagtGCTTGTCTCTTTCAACCTTAGACGCAGATTTTACAACTGAGTGAGTAATTTTGAGTTGTAATGCCGAAGTTCTTTCTAAATGggtaaatgattatttaaagcTTGCCTGGATTTCAGTAACTTAAACTCTAGATAAATGTTAGCTTAACGATGATGTGTTAAGACTTTCCCAAATTATTGCAAATACTATTCCATATCTTTACCTTTTTTGCTAAACGAACTAAGCACAAAATACAATAAGCATTGCACTTGAAAGTGTTATTTAACAAAGACCGGTTGTAACATTTTCTCCCTTTTATTACTATAAAATATTAATTCTGGCTTGTCTAGAAAATTTGCATAAATGCTTATTTCAATGACTGTCTATCAATTAGAAACCATTGTAGTAATGGTTAACAAGTGTATGTCAAGAATGTCAATGTAATAAACTGTGTCTCATTTAGGGGAACAATTCACAATATCCTGTTACCTCTCCACTTTCTGCCGTAGTTCATATCTACAATGCAAACATGTTTTCACCTTTCATTCACATGTTGCTTATTCTAAAGCCCTTGCAACAAACGCCTTTGTCCCAAACATGATATTAAATGATATACACTAACATACTTGTCAATTCTGATGACATTGTGTTTGTGGGTTTTTTACCTAAGgctaacaaataaacataaataccAAAGTCCACATGCATTGATTGTACATCTGATCATAAACTCAGTAAGCCTATTTCAAAATTGCCTGCATACATgaattaaaataacatgtttcGTAATTGAGAAAGAAAAAAACTAAGGTAATTAAGAACGATCTGATCAGTAACTTTACAATTCATGTTGTTATTCTAACAGTACATGTTTACAATCTTTATACAAATCTTGATCCTAAAATGATTAACTGCTTAAAGGTTCAGGGTCAGAATCCAAATATTGTAGTGAAAGAAAGAATTACCTCCAAATTTTCAACCAGGTAATAAGCGATAGATTTCTCTACTAAAATTCCACACGATGGGTCTACCTACCTTCCTTCAGTTTCTTGAACTCTGGGAACATCCTGGCTTGTCTGGCGGCGATAACGAAGGCCAGGATGGCCAGAATGAAGGCGTCAAAGATCAGAACTATTGCAAGAATGTATGCCCAGCGGATCTGGCACTTGTCCATACTGTAGCGTTTAGCATCACTGCCGCAGATACGGCGAACATCGTCATCATCAAAACCAGATGGATAGACAAGGCAGCCCACTGCCATGAAGATGGCTGCAAGAATAAGACAATAATAAGGCAAagcaaatataattttataagacTCTTGAAACAGGTTTAATGCTGATAAGAATATCACAGCAGAACTGTATCAAAATCTGAATATGTTACAAGTTTACAACTGATTACATGTAgagtaattaattttataaatggcGCAACAATAGAGCAAGGAAAGGTTGCCACAACAGCAAGCATTTTGTTTTTCATAGagaaatatattgtattgtatgaagGGGCTTTAATTAGGGCTCGAATTTAAATCATTTGGCTactgtcaatttttttaattgctttgcatctttaaccattttttttttaaatatgaacacaCACATTAAATGTTATTGTAGTTTACACTCTCACACTAGCTTAAGAGAATTAAAAGACCAATACAGATTGATAAAAGTTgtcttttattattaatatttaacagCAGAAAAAACCAAAAGTAAGATGATCAATTGAAATTACCTTTTGGTgaacttttcaagaaacaaagAAGTTCAAACAAGTTTAAAAGTGTGGGATAAATAGAGTAATCTTTTTTCCACTTTTAACCTAAAATCTAAAATTGAATgtgaatacaattaaataatttaagcaACAAAATCATTAATAACTGAACTGGTAAAACCGAAACGTTTTTTTGGCGGTATGACAACATCCGACCAAATTGATAAGCCTGATAGGGCTGTATTTCTTCGCTGATTAGCGATTATCTTGCTTGAAACAGCTGGcagaattttgaaaataatagatTAAAATGTATACAACAACTagtttaaatgttatgtttattttgttaacttGCAATGAACAGCAACAATTAGTATAAGCAAAATTGAACTTTTAGTGCATATGGAGAGTGTGACACTGCTCAATTGAAGCCCTGATGATCAACTGACCAATTAATAATTAAGCGTTTTTTTCCTTATCACTCACATAAACATAAAAGAATATTTCAGCAAAATACCAATTTTTAGCTGTTAACAGACAGGGAGTTGACTGACCACAACATTTCATGAAATAACTTTTTGCACACAAGTTAAAGAAACTTTAATAAACAGGTTTTATAAAATGGATCATTATTCTTAATAATTATAGTCAGGGGTTATTTCTGTAATAGCCGTCCCATACTGTGTAAAACCTCTGAAAATTTAGACTAAATTGACTGTATGCTGATCTGAATGTGTAAAAAACATACACGTGACAAAACAGAATTAGCTTATTAGCAGATGTTGTTTAGTCGTTTGATATTAATAATGCCTTGTACTTAATGTTGGAACCAGTCTCCTGTATTAATGGCTGACATTCTAACTATAAGGGAATATATATGTGACCAAttaaatggtttaaaaaaatagTGTATTTGAGTGTGTTTGAGCTACAGGTTTGAGAGAGCCTAACTGTTGTGTAGTGCTTACCTGCAATCAGCTGAAGACTTCCACAAATGCGCAGCACAATTCTGGCTTTCAAGAACAGAAACAGCGCCATAaggatgatgctgatgatgaacaGCAAAGCGGCGCCTCCAATAAGGAAGCTTCCGACCTGGAAATAGGCATTCTTGATGGTGTTGAAATCAGTAAAACTTCCTTGACATGTGTAGTCGGAGCCTTCTCTGCGTTCACACCATTCAAAGAGTCCGAAGTAACCAACGCCTGGACTTTCCTGTGTATCCCCAAACCAGTATGGCTGAAGGAAGGCCACTATGTTGAGAATAGTGTAACACGCAGCGAAAATGAACCATGCCACAGTGATTGCACGAGAGTTTCGAACATAATTCGTGTGATAGATCTTTGTAACCTCAGCATTCCATTCGTTTTCTCGATCCATAATGGTTTATTAATCGAAAACAAAAAGTTTATGTCCGTCGAAAATTATCAGCGGGTGAGGTTTACCTGTTTACCAGGTGCTTCTAAAAATAGAGCTGTCAAACCAGTTTTCTAATTATGCGACATATTTGCGTCCCCTTAATGCGAATATTTCTGAAGATATAAATACTAGTTTCTAGATTCTCTAAAATTTAGAGTAAGTAAATAAATGTGTGATTGCTTTGGATAGTAGTATTATGCTGAAGAATACATTAaagtttataattatttgtaattcGAAACAAACTTTTCCTTCCCGTCGCCCAGTTTTGTAAGTGTAGTTTACGGTTCATAATGGAATTCCGGTAGTTTCGCACGCCATTATTCCATACGCAACAGTATATGTTACATCAGTAtctaagataagataagataagatttatttccAGTCGGCGAGagtgaataaaaacaattaacataagcTTATgcagcttgtacaaccgactataaaacatgaAGAATAAGGATAACAATTGTACAAAAGCTGAAAAACTGAAATCAATTTGTAAATTAAAagacaaatatacataaaatataaagcaTGATATTATAACATCCGATATGGATATTTAAAAAAGGTTTAGATTAATCTGCTTAAAAGtcagataattatttaataaaaagaataaaatatccaCTAGATATGTTGTAAAATAGGTAGTAGGTTTAAGCAATTGTTTCAAGTATAAAGCATTTATAATACGGCGTTGTTACTTGTCATATAGCATTTAGTTAGCATATATCCgtaaaaacatgaaaacatgtAAGGCATGTAACATTAAATAGAAACAAGCACGTTAAGTTTACTGGGCATGCAGAGCACACAAAGCAACATAAGGCATGCAAGGCATACAGAGCATACACatcatgcagagcatacaaaacatactaTTTGAAGCATATGGCGCATACGTAGCATGCAgagtatacaaaacatacaaagcacacaaagtatacaaagcaCAAAGTACAAAGCATACAAAGCAAGCAAAGCAAATACAAAGCATACCaagttaacaaaatatgcaaGGCATACAAAGCATACAAGGCATACCAACAATACCGGCATACAATGCAAAACAAAGCATACAAATCACGCAGGCATACAAAATATGCAAGGCATACAAAGCAAACAAAGTAAACAAGGAATAACAAGCATACATAGCACACAAAGCAAGCAAAGCACACCAGGTATACAAATTATATAAAGCACATAAAGCATACAGAGCATGCTAAGCATCCAAAGCACACAAAGCTAAGCAAAACTAACACTATATAACATTATAgtagaaaatgaacttaaaaCTAAATGATGTGATGCTCCCTTGCTGTGGAAATCCCATTCAGTCTACAGCGTTTGCACGTACAGATTTTTCCATTCCATGtcccaattaaagttttaaattgcgaaaaatttGTACATTTTCTAAAATCTTCTGGTAGGGAGTTCCACAGCGAGGGGGCAGCATATCTAAAAGAATTTTTACCATATGTTGTTGTGCGTACCtgtggtatctgtaaaatattggtatatctaaaatttatggttgactgtgtcttaacaattaaatcatttaacaaaggtggagaaatttcattaatgattttaaatgtttcaatagccATTGATCTTATACGTCTTATTTGCAAGGACGGAAGGTCTACCTTTTGTAAAAGATCGCTATATTAAGTGCTATAGTCGTTGTATATAAAACGAATTGCcctttcttgatttttttccatgtttttaatattagtttctgaacagaaatgccaggtcattgggcaaaaattaaaatttgataatacaaaggtatggaaaattaaaagcttttttttacacataaatTTCTACCAACACTTTTTAAGATGTTAATTTGAGTGGCAGCCTTCTTACATAGTCCTTGTTTATGAGTATCAACATTAAGTTTATAGTCTATGTTAATACCAAGtagtttaacaactttttcacaaGTTATAGTGGCATCACCTATCTTAAATGAGGTTTTTTTACAAGAAGTTGATTTGCCTATTGCAAAAAAGATTGAAATTTGTCAGGGTTAGcttgcatcttgttaaaatgaaacCAATCAATAAGAATGTTACTTTCATGTTGTAAAACACTTATACGTTCATCAAAGTTTGTTGTGTAAAATGAAAGAGTATTATCATCCGCATAATTGTAAAGGgtagatttgtttataaaataaaaaatatcattaacaaAGACATTGAACAGTAAGGGCCCCAGGATAGACCCTTGGGGTACTCCTTTTGTTATACTGGCCCATGAACTAACTGTATCTCCTATTTTAATTTGCTGTTTTCTGTTAAAAAGGTAAGACTGGAGGAGTCTGGATGCAGGCTCTGACATACCATACGCTGACAGTTTTGACAGTAATATATAGTGCGGCAGGCAATCGAAGGCCTTGGACAGGTCCATGATAATTGCTGCAGCGTAATGGTCTTTATCCAGAGCCTGCCTCCAATCCTCCAGAAGTGTTAATAGGGTGGTTTGACAGCCATCTCCCTTTCTAAAAGcacataaaaatttattttttttatcaaaatgaaagtTAAGTTGATTAGCAATTACTTTCTTAAAATTTTTAGAGGGCATTGGTTGGACACTTACTGGTCTATAGTTAGCTTTGCAAAATAGGTCATTTTTCTTGTATAAGGGTGTTACTTGTGCCATTATGAGTTTATCTGGAAACGTACTTGTGGCAATAGAATTGTTCACAAGTTTAGTAAGAGGTTCAGTTAAAGCCGGTTTACCAATTTTTAAAAGCTTAGCTGATATTTTGTCCACTCCAGTGGCTTT from Dreissena polymorpha isolate Duluth1 chromosome 1, UMN_Dpol_1.0, whole genome shotgun sequence carries:
- the LOC127878916 gene encoding LHFPL tetraspan subfamily member 3 protein-like isoform X1, which encodes MDRENEWNAEVTKIYHTNYVRNSRAITVAWFIFAACYTILNIVAFLQPYWFGDTQESPGVGYFGLFEWCERREGSDYTCQGSFTDFNTIKNAYFQVGSFLIGGAALLFIISIILMALFLFLKARIVLRICGSLQLIAAIFMAVGCLVYPSGFDDDDVRRICGSDAKRYSMDKCQIRWAYILAIVLIFDAFILAILAFVIAARQARMFPEFKKLKEDMNYGRKWRDNSHINHGFSGTLTRNSALPKPNSLSLRQRHSYTNLNQSKLANQPNISVKAQSSGAMIPADVPAVHSSSPSSNRSSNASSRSQRSNRSWSSKDRQTVSGTSSQRLSESHSESSLQGLDDSKYQIPNKNESYENENTTTRNAVSGGNEETASSKSNPGSEVANDSNGEGENQTEMDIHL
- the LOC127878916 gene encoding LHFPL tetraspan subfamily member 3 protein-like isoform X2, whose protein sequence is MDRENEWNAEVTKIYHTNYVRNSRAITVAWFIFAACYTILNIVAFLQPYWFGDTQESPGVGYFGLFEWCERREGSDYTCQGSFTDFNTIKNAYFQVGSFLIGGAALLFIISIILMALFLFLKARIVLRICGSLQLIAAIFMAVGCLVYPSGFDDDDVRRICGSDAKRYSMDKCQIRWAYILAIVLIFDAFILAILAFVIAARQARMFPEFKKLKEDNSHINHGFSGTLTRNSALPKPNSLSLRQRHSYTNLNQSKLANQPNISVKAQSSGAMIPADVPAVHSSSPSSNRSSNASSRSQRSNRSWSSKDRQTVSGTSSQRLSESHSESSLQGLDDSKYQIPNKNESYENENTTTRNAVSGGNEETASSKSNPGSEVANDSNGEGENQTEMDIHL